In Gallaecimonas xiamenensis 3-C-1, the following proteins share a genomic window:
- a CDS encoding pyruvate, water dikinase regulatory protein, protein MERHVYFVSDGTAITTEVFGHALLSQFPVKFKQFTEPFVDNERQVSRVLDKISRSFITTGQRPLVFHTVVDTRLRALFDEGDGICYDILSTFVTPLEAQLGVKAEPKIGRSHGMMDDAYHHRIEAVNYAMANDDGAVTKYYSDADIILIGVSRCGKTPTSLYLALQYGIKAANYPFTEEDMDHLKLPSALKDHKHKLYGLVIDPDRLAQIRNERAPGTRYASLRQCRLETKEVELMFQKERIPYLNTTRHSVEEISAHILQDTGLERHKY, encoded by the coding sequence ATGGAAAGGCACGTTTATTTTGTTTCAGATGGAACAGCCATTACCACCGAAGTGTTCGGTCACGCACTCCTTTCGCAATTCCCTGTTAAATTTAAACAATTTACCGAACCTTTCGTGGACAATGAGCGCCAGGTCAGCCGCGTTCTCGATAAAATAAGCCGTAGTTTTATTACAACAGGACAGCGGCCCCTGGTGTTCCACACTGTGGTGGATACCCGGCTGCGCGCCCTGTTCGACGAAGGTGATGGCATCTGTTATGACATCCTTTCCACCTTCGTCACCCCCCTTGAGGCGCAACTGGGGGTCAAGGCCGAACCCAAGATAGGCCGCTCCCACGGCATGATGGACGACGCCTACCATCACCGCATCGAGGCGGTGAACTACGCCATGGCCAACGACGACGGCGCCGTCACCAAGTATTACAGCGACGCCGACATCATCCTGATTGGCGTCTCCCGCTGCGGCAAGACCCCCACCAGCCTCTATCTGGCTCTGCAATACGGCATCAAGGCGGCCAACTACCCCTTCACCGAAGAGGACATGGATCACCTCAAGCTGCCCAGCGCCCTCAAAGACCACAAGCACAAGCTCTATGGCCTGGTGATAGACCCGGATCGCCTGGCGCAGATCCGCAACGAAAGGGCCCCCGGTACCCGTTATGCGTCCTTGCGCCAATGCCGGCTGGAAACCAAGGAAGTGGAGTTGATGTTCCAAAAGGAACGGATCCCCTACCTCAACACCACCCGCCATTCGGTGGAAGAGATCAGCGCCCATATCCTTCAGGACACCGGCCTGGAACGGCACAAGTACTGA
- a CDS encoding DUF3187 family protein, which yields MKKAYCCLALLLSPAMAADFGPLDVASQSPILSSTLVPKLHEAADAHQGPSRFSARAAIASIWDDAQDGSYFFDYYQNEVALSAATNLAEDWRLHGSAAYHWVGNNHLDSLTKAFHRTLGISQNGRDDVPRHDSHLRIGDREWRGFNGESLDRTLDLYLEHYLWGYERQALSLGGSLFWNDVGGPFSQSRFEQGLQLNYSLTPLAGHRLHLMAGVSHRNDDDYLGIPLRDTNWNAAVGYRYQLAQAHSVLVEYHLSQGLAKDMGQLSDEVHELMLGYRYQWQDSALELTMTENAVSHDNSADIAFTLAYRWQL from the coding sequence ATGAAGAAAGCCTATTGCTGTCTCGCCTTACTGCTGAGCCCCGCCATGGCCGCCGACTTTGGTCCTCTGGACGTCGCCAGCCAATCTCCCATACTGTCAAGCACCCTGGTACCCAAGCTCCACGAAGCAGCCGACGCCCACCAGGGCCCCAGCCGTTTTTCGGCCCGGGCCGCCATCGCCTCCATCTGGGACGATGCCCAGGATGGCAGTTACTTTTTCGACTATTACCAGAACGAAGTGGCCCTGAGCGCGGCTACCAACCTGGCCGAGGACTGGCGCCTGCACGGCAGCGCCGCCTATCACTGGGTGGGTAACAACCATCTCGATAGCCTGACCAAGGCCTTCCACCGCACCCTGGGCATAAGCCAGAACGGCCGTGACGATGTTCCCCGCCACGACAGCCACCTGCGTATCGGCGACAGGGAATGGCGCGGCTTTAACGGCGAAAGCCTGGACCGCACCTTGGATCTGTACCTGGAACATTATCTCTGGGGGTACGAGCGCCAGGCCCTGAGCCTGGGGGGCAGCCTCTTTTGGAATGACGTAGGTGGACCTTTTTCCCAGAGCCGCTTCGAGCAGGGCCTGCAGCTTAACTACAGCCTGACCCCCCTGGCAGGGCACAGGCTGCATCTGATGGCAGGGGTCAGCCACAGGAATGACGACGATTACCTGGGGATCCCCCTAAGGGACACCAACTGGAACGCCGCTGTGGGCTATCGCTACCAGTTGGCCCAGGCCCACAGCGTATTGGTGGAATACCACTTATCCCAGGGGCTGGCCAAGGACATGGGGCAACTGAGTGACGAAGTCCACGAGCTGATGCTGGGCTATCGCTACCAATGGCAGGATTCGGCACTGGAGCTGACGATGACGGAAAACGCCGTCTCCCATGACAACAGTGCCGATATTGCCTTTACCCTGGCCTACCGCTGGCAGCTTTAA
- a CDS encoding dicarboxylate/amino acid:cation symporter: MQYSLTTKIFIALVAGLAVGAASRLFPGIEFLHQTLIHDLFGTAGGLFVSLIKLLVVPLVFISIVNGVCSLENLGQFGRLGTKTFLLYLFNTVLAIAAALAIGLMFAPGSGANLTLDGKPFEPALTEAPSLLQLVASVVPSNPFQAFAEGNMLQILFMAIITGIAIKGLGRDESKAAAKGFAIANNVMMKLVVMVMSLAPFGVFFLTTGLAATLDTHSILSVGAYVGTNIFVMLLWILLFYPLVIWGFTGINPILYLAKLREQIFFSLSTASSNATIPVTFKTLTEKLGVDKTVAGFGVPLGATMNMSGSAIYMTVATIFVANAYGHGLAEGQLITLGVTAFLLAIATGGVPGGAAVTTGVLLHQLGLPMEAMAIILATDRICDAFVTTTNVVGDTAVSTLVAKTEQSICQDTLHDKAVVEG, translated from the coding sequence ATGCAGTACTCCCTGACAACCAAGATTTTCATCGCCCTGGTGGCGGGCCTGGCGGTGGGGGCCGCCAGCCGACTGTTCCCCGGTATCGAGTTTTTGCACCAGACCCTGATCCACGATCTGTTCGGTACCGCCGGCGGCCTGTTCGTGTCATTGATCAAATTGCTGGTGGTGCCTCTGGTCTTTATTTCCATCGTCAACGGCGTTTGTTCCCTGGAAAACCTGGGGCAATTTGGGCGCCTTGGCACCAAGACCTTCTTGCTGTACCTGTTCAACACCGTGCTGGCCATCGCCGCCGCCCTGGCCATAGGCCTGATGTTTGCACCCGGTAGCGGTGCCAACCTGACCCTGGACGGTAAGCCGTTCGAGCCGGCCCTGACCGAAGCCCCGTCTCTGCTGCAACTGGTGGCCTCAGTGGTCCCCTCCAATCCCTTCCAGGCCTTTGCCGAAGGCAACATGCTGCAGATCCTCTTTATGGCTATCATCACCGGCATCGCCATTAAGGGCCTGGGCAGGGATGAGTCAAAAGCCGCCGCCAAGGGTTTTGCCATCGCCAACAACGTGATGATGAAGCTGGTGGTAATGGTGATGTCCCTGGCGCCGTTCGGCGTGTTTTTCCTCACCACCGGCCTGGCTGCCACCCTGGATACCCATTCCATTCTGTCGGTGGGCGCCTATGTGGGCACCAACATCTTCGTGATGCTGCTGTGGATCCTGCTGTTCTATCCCTTGGTGATCTGGGGTTTCACCGGTATCAACCCGATACTCTATCTGGCCAAGCTGCGTGAACAGATCTTCTTTTCCCTGTCCACTGCCAGCTCCAATGCCACCATTCCGGTGACCTTCAAAACCCTCACCGAGAAGCTGGGCGTCGATAAAACCGTGGCCGGTTTCGGGGTGCCTCTCGGGGCCACCATGAACATGTCCGGTTCTGCCATCTACATGACGGTGGCCACCATCTTCGTGGCCAACGCCTATGGCCATGGTCTGGCCGAAGGGCAGCTCATTACCCTGGGTGTGACCGCCTTCCTGCTGGCCATCGCCACCGGCGGTGTGCCGGGGGGCGCCGCCGTTACCACGGGGGTGTTGTTGCACCAATTGGGCCTGCCTATGGAAGCCATGGCCATCATCCTGGCGACCGACCGGATCTGCGACGCCTTCGTTACCACCACCAATGTGGTGGGCGACACCGCCGTGTCCACCCTGGTGGCCAAAACAGAGCAGTCCATCTGCCAAGATACCCTGCACGACAAGGCTGTGGTGGAAGGTTGA
- a CDS encoding 3-deoxy-7-phosphoheptulonate synthase has translation MTFLGTPLPLVSPGALKASLALTDPAAVAAKRQAISDILTGKDDRLMVVIGPCSVHDPKAALEYGQRLAAIQARYQKQLLLVMRVYFEKPRTRHGWKGLVYDPELCGQFDVNQGLTQARQLLLDLHQLGLPLATEFLDLTTGHYLADLVSWGAIGARTTESQVHRALASALPCPVGFKNGTDGNVRIAIDAIRAAADSHLLFGPNDQGQLQALASAGNAQTHLILRGGLQPNYQAQAIEAACAALRHAALPERLMVDCSHGNSRKEYQRQHQVAADIGAQLAAGEHRIFGVMVESFLEAGSQPEGPKASLSYGKSITDACLGWDESLVLLDGLAKAVQGRRQCAKA, from the coding sequence ATGACGTTCCTCGGAACCCCCCTGCCCCTGGTCAGCCCTGGGGCACTCAAAGCGTCCCTGGCGCTGACCGACCCGGCGGCCGTGGCCGCCAAACGCCAGGCCATTAGCGATATTCTCACCGGCAAGGACGACAGGTTGATGGTGGTCATAGGCCCCTGCTCCGTCCACGACCCCAAGGCCGCTTTGGAATACGGCCAGCGCCTGGCCGCCATCCAAGCCCGCTACCAGAAGCAACTGCTGCTGGTGATGCGGGTCTATTTTGAAAAGCCCCGTACCCGCCACGGCTGGAAAGGCCTGGTGTACGACCCGGAGCTTTGCGGGCAGTTTGACGTCAACCAGGGCCTGACCCAAGCCCGCCAGTTGCTGCTGGACCTGCACCAATTGGGCCTGCCCCTGGCTACCGAATTTTTGGACCTCACCACAGGCCATTACCTGGCCGATCTGGTGAGCTGGGGCGCTATCGGCGCCCGCACCACCGAATCCCAGGTACACCGGGCCCTGGCCTCGGCCCTGCCCTGCCCTGTGGGCTTTAAGAACGGTACCGACGGTAACGTGCGTATCGCCATCGACGCCATTCGCGCAGCCGCCGATAGCCACCTGCTGTTCGGCCCCAACGACCAGGGCCAACTCCAGGCCCTGGCCAGCGCCGGCAATGCCCAGACCCACCTGATTCTGCGCGGTGGCCTGCAACCCAACTACCAGGCACAGGCGATAGAGGCGGCCTGCGCAGCCCTTCGTCACGCCGCCCTGCCCGAGCGGCTGATGGTGGACTGCTCCCACGGCAACAGCCGCAAGGAATACCAGCGCCAGCACCAGGTGGCTGCCGACATCGGCGCCCAGTTGGCCGCCGGTGAGCACCGGATCTTTGGGGTAATGGTGGAGAGCTTTTTGGAAGCGGGCAGCCAGCCTGAAGGCCCCAAGGCCAGCCTGAGTTACGGCAAGTCCATTACCGACGCCTGCCTGGGCTGGGACGAAAGTCTGGTATTGCTCGACGGACTGGCAAAAGCCGTCCAAGGGCGGCGCCAATGTGCTAAAGCATAA
- the ppsA gene encoding phosphoenolpyruvate synthase, whose product MTVQEYVLWYQDLGMNDVNRVGGKNASLGEMISHLSGLGVQVPGGFATTAHAFNEFLEQSGVNAKIYELLDKLDVDDVSALTKAGAQIRQWVIDTPFQPELDKAIREAYAALTGEHGDAVSFAVRSSATAEDMPDASFAGQQETFLNVRGIDAVMEAIKHVFASLFNDRAISYRVHQGYDHKGVALSAGIQRMVRSDIASSGVMFTIDTESGFDKVVFITSAYGLGEMVVQGAVNPDEFYVHKPTLAAGRPAILRRTLGSKAERMIYSGDEAHGKQVKVEKVEASDRLRFSVTDAEVEDLAKQAMIIEKHYGRPMDIEWAKDGLDGNLYIVQARPETVRSNESGQVLERFSLKGKSQVIAEGRAIGHKIGAGTARVLASIKDMDLVKPGDVLVTDMTDPDWEPIMKRASAIVTNRGGRTCHAAIIARELGIPAVVGCGDATDHIQDGQEVTVSCAEGDTGFIYQGKLDFVVETSEVGKMPPLPMKVMMNVGNPDRAFDFCRLPHAGIGLARVEFIINRMIGVHPKALLNLDQQPAALKAEIEEMMAGYESPREFYISKLVEGIATLAAAFSPERVIVRMSDFKSNEYANLVGGEAYEPHEENPMIGFRGASRYISPEFRDCFAMECEALKRVRNDMGLTNVEVMIPFVRTLGEAEKVIELLAEQGLKRGENDLKVIMMCELPSNALLADQFLDHFDGFSIGSNDLTQLTLGLDRDSGIIAHLFDERNEAVKALLEMAIKAAKARGKYVGICGQGPSDHEDFAAWLVEQGIDSVSLNPDTVVDTWLYLAEQHKA is encoded by the coding sequence CTGACAGTGCAAGAATATGTACTCTGGTATCAAGACCTTGGCATGAACGATGTCAATCGTGTAGGTGGCAAAAACGCCTCGCTGGGCGAAATGATCAGCCACCTTTCAGGCCTGGGTGTACAGGTGCCGGGAGGCTTTGCCACCACTGCCCACGCCTTTAACGAATTCCTGGAGCAAAGCGGTGTCAACGCCAAAATTTATGAGCTCCTCGACAAACTGGACGTCGACGATGTCAGCGCCCTGACCAAGGCTGGCGCGCAAATCCGCCAGTGGGTCATCGACACTCCTTTCCAGCCGGAGTTGGACAAGGCCATTCGTGAGGCCTACGCCGCCCTTACCGGTGAACATGGCGACGCCGTGTCCTTTGCGGTTCGTTCCTCCGCCACTGCCGAAGACATGCCCGACGCCTCTTTCGCCGGCCAGCAGGAAACCTTCCTGAACGTGCGCGGCATCGATGCGGTGATGGAAGCCATCAAGCACGTTTTTGCCTCTCTCTTTAACGACCGCGCCATCTCCTACCGTGTGCACCAGGGTTATGACCACAAAGGCGTGGCCCTGTCTGCCGGTATCCAGCGCATGGTGCGCTCCGACATCGCCTCTAGCGGCGTGATGTTCACCATCGACACCGAGTCCGGCTTTGACAAGGTAGTCTTTATCACCTCCGCCTACGGCTTGGGTGAAATGGTGGTGCAAGGGGCCGTCAACCCCGACGAATTCTACGTGCACAAGCCGACCCTGGCCGCCGGCCGCCCGGCTATCTTGCGCCGCACTCTGGGCTCCAAAGCCGAGCGCATGATTTACTCCGGCGACGAAGCCCACGGCAAACAGGTCAAGGTTGAGAAGGTAGAGGCCAGCGATCGCCTGCGCTTCTCCGTCACCGACGCCGAAGTCGAAGACTTGGCCAAACAGGCGATGATCATCGAGAAGCACTACGGCCGCCCCATGGACATCGAGTGGGCCAAAGACGGCCTGGACGGCAATCTCTACATCGTCCAAGCCCGCCCCGAAACCGTGCGCTCCAACGAGTCCGGCCAGGTGCTGGAGCGTTTCAGCCTCAAGGGTAAATCCCAGGTGATCGCCGAAGGCCGTGCCATCGGCCACAAAATTGGTGCCGGCACTGCCCGGGTGCTGGCATCCATCAAGGACATGGATCTCGTCAAGCCCGGCGACGTGCTGGTGACCGACATGACCGACCCCGATTGGGAGCCGATCATGAAGCGCGCCAGCGCCATCGTCACCAACCGTGGCGGCCGTACCTGCCACGCCGCCATCATCGCCCGTGAACTGGGGATCCCGGCGGTAGTGGGCTGTGGCGATGCCACCGACCACATCCAGGACGGCCAGGAAGTGACCGTCTCCTGCGCCGAAGGGGACACCGGCTTTATCTACCAGGGCAAACTGGACTTCGTGGTGGAAACCTCCGAAGTGGGCAAGATGCCGCCCCTGCCCATGAAGGTGATGATGAACGTGGGCAACCCCGACCGCGCCTTCGATTTCTGCCGCCTGCCCCACGCCGGTATCGGCCTGGCCCGGGTGGAATTCATCATCAACCGCATGATCGGTGTGCACCCCAAGGCGCTGTTGAACCTGGACCAGCAACCCGCTGCCCTGAAGGCCGAAATCGAAGAGATGATGGCCGGCTACGAAAGCCCCCGCGAGTTCTACATCAGCAAGCTGGTGGAAGGTATCGCCACCCTGGCCGCCGCCTTCAGCCCAGAGCGGGTGATAGTGCGGATGTCCGACTTCAAATCCAACGAGTACGCCAACCTGGTGGGCGGTGAGGCTTACGAGCCCCACGAAGAGAACCCCATGATCGGCTTCCGTGGCGCCAGCCGTTACATCAGCCCCGAATTCCGCGATTGCTTCGCCATGGAATGTGAAGCTCTCAAGCGGGTGCGTAACGACATGGGCCTGACCAACGTGGAAGTGATGATCCCCTTCGTCCGTACCTTGGGCGAAGCCGAGAAAGTCATCGAGCTGCTGGCCGAGCAAGGCCTCAAGCGCGGCGAGAACGACCTCAAGGTGATCATGATGTGCGAACTGCCGTCCAACGCGCTGTTGGCCGACCAGTTCCTTGATCACTTCGACGGCTTCTCCATCGGCTCCAACGACCTGACCCAGCTGACCCTGGGCCTGGACCGCGACTCCGGCATTATCGCTCACCTCTTTGACGAGCGTAACGAAGCGGTCAAGGCGCTGCTGGAAATGGCCATCAAGGCCGCCAAGGCCCGTGGCAAGTACGTGGGGATCTGTGGCCAAGGCCCCAGCGACCACGAAGACTTTGCCGCCTGGCTGGTGGAGCAGGGCATCGACTCGGTGTCCCTCAACCCCGACACCGTGGTGGATACCTGGCTGTATCTGGCCGAGCAACACAAGGCCTGA
- a CDS encoding 2-dehydropantoate 2-reductase, translated as MIIDKTNVLVAGAGCIGTWLGARLQAAGVDVTYLGRAATQARLAKGLTISGLGDPLSLAELKVVQQADGPFDWVIVACKRTDTEALLGAIAPALASQPTLIVAQNGLGAAERVAALSGCNAQPIMVPFNLVWRGQGQLHQGTGGQVMVPKALGAFAHAWGAQAVEDIQGVLAGKLLLNLNNAINGLCGLPLVEELSQRGYRQVLAGAQKEALKVFKAMGVKPAKLTGAPPALLPYVLALPDGAFSRLAKELLAMDSQARSSLYDDLAAGRATEIAFLNGYVVAQGEKLGVETPINRHLQALVREAERAGQCPGLGADALLP; from the coding sequence GTGATCATCGATAAGACGAATGTTCTGGTGGCCGGTGCCGGCTGTATCGGTACCTGGTTGGGTGCCAGGCTGCAGGCAGCGGGGGTGGATGTCACCTATCTGGGCCGCGCCGCCACCCAGGCGCGCCTGGCCAAAGGGCTGACCATCAGTGGCCTAGGGGACCCCTTGTCCCTTGCCGAGCTCAAGGTGGTGCAGCAGGCCGATGGGCCCTTCGATTGGGTGATCGTGGCCTGCAAGCGCACCGACACCGAGGCCCTGCTTGGCGCCATAGCCCCGGCGTTGGCCTCGCAGCCCACCCTTATCGTGGCGCAAAACGGTCTGGGAGCCGCCGAGCGGGTGGCGGCGCTATCTGGCTGCAATGCCCAGCCCATCATGGTGCCTTTTAACCTGGTCTGGCGCGGCCAGGGCCAGCTGCACCAGGGCACCGGCGGCCAGGTGATGGTGCCCAAGGCCTTGGGGGCCTTTGCCCACGCCTGGGGCGCCCAGGCGGTGGAGGATATCCAAGGGGTATTGGCCGGAAAGCTGCTTTTAAACCTCAATAACGCCATTAACGGCCTCTGTGGCTTGCCGCTGGTGGAAGAGTTGTCCCAGCGAGGCTATCGCCAGGTGTTGGCCGGCGCCCAGAAAGAAGCCTTAAAGGTGTTTAAGGCCATGGGGGTTAAGCCGGCCAAGCTCACCGGGGCACCACCGGCGCTGCTCCCTTATGTGCTGGCTTTACCGGACGGCGCCTTTAGCCGCCTGGCCAAGGAGCTGCTGGCCATGGACAGCCAGGCCCGCTCTTCCCTTTATGACGATCTGGCCGCCGGCCGGGCTACCGAAATTGCCTTTCTCAACGGCTATGTGGTGGCCCAAGGGGAAAAACTCGGTGTTGAGACCCCCATCAACCGCCATCTGCAGGCCCTGGTCAGGGAGGCGGAAAGGGCAGGGCAATGCCCCGGCCTTGGGGCCGACGCCTTGCTGCCTTGA
- a CDS encoding cation:proton antiporter, with protein MSNPELVLLFLLAAVVGVPLFNRLGMSPVLAYLAAGLVLGPSVLNLVSDAETLLHFSELGIILMLFVLGLELSPARVIQLKSAIFVLGSGQMLLTMAAFTGVGMAFDLGWKTALVLGAALALSSTAFAVQLLKEHGLLASKRGQDSFAILLFQDMAVVPLMLMLAFLAPGGEETHLAPWYWILGALVGIGLFARFGLARLMEAVVASKVREVLTALALLLVLGSAWMMEELGLSAGMGAFLAGTLLANSSYRHQLHADIEPFKGLLLGLFFMAIGMMLKLDLLWTAPQKVLVAMVLFLVVKVAVLWLLARLWGHGGINALQLAVLLSEGGEFAFVLASQAGNRGLLSPDQQELLVLVVGLSMVLTPWLFGWVKKACNKVQPTEEAPGPAPSNKPRVIVAGFGRFGQIVGRVLAAYRIPFIALDKNATHVSLVRRYGAEVFLGNATEYDLLDQARAHEADILVVAVDDKRDSMAIIALCQARFPHLKLLARAIDRLHAIELKEKGIHKVFRETFNAGLQATHATLMELGIPESEVLDIISKFREHDEKLLDSAVEHLDDEEARIRMVRASRQELAKLLRQDAEL; from the coding sequence ATGTCCAATCCCGAGCTGGTGTTGCTGTTTCTCCTTGCCGCCGTCGTTGGCGTTCCCCTCTTTAACCGTCTGGGCATGAGCCCGGTGCTGGCCTACCTGGCGGCCGGGCTGGTGCTGGGCCCTTCAGTGCTCAACCTGGTCAGTGACGCCGAGACACTGCTGCATTTTTCCGAGCTGGGCATTATCCTGATGCTGTTTGTGCTGGGGTTGGAGCTGTCTCCGGCCCGGGTCATCCAGCTCAAAAGCGCCATCTTTGTGCTGGGCAGCGGCCAGATGCTGTTGACCATGGCCGCCTTTACCGGCGTGGGCATGGCCTTTGACCTTGGCTGGAAAACGGCCCTGGTGCTGGGGGCGGCCCTGGCCCTGTCCTCCACCGCCTTTGCAGTGCAGCTGCTTAAGGAACATGGCCTGCTGGCTTCCAAGCGTGGCCAGGACAGCTTTGCCATTTTGCTGTTCCAGGATATGGCGGTAGTGCCCTTGATGCTGATGCTGGCCTTTCTTGCCCCAGGGGGTGAAGAAACCCACCTGGCCCCCTGGTACTGGATACTGGGCGCCCTGGTCGGTATCGGGCTTTTTGCCCGTTTTGGCCTGGCCAGGCTGATGGAAGCGGTGGTGGCATCCAAGGTACGGGAAGTGTTGACCGCCCTGGCGCTGCTGCTGGTATTGGGCAGCGCCTGGATGATGGAGGAGCTGGGGTTGTCGGCCGGTATGGGCGCCTTTTTGGCCGGCACCCTGCTGGCCAATTCCTCCTACCGCCACCAGCTTCATGCCGACATCGAGCCCTTCAAGGGCCTGCTGCTTGGGCTTTTCTTCATGGCCATCGGCATGATGCTCAAACTCGACCTGTTGTGGACGGCGCCGCAGAAGGTGCTGGTGGCCATGGTGCTGTTCCTGGTGGTCAAAGTCGCGGTGCTGTGGCTGCTGGCAAGGCTCTGGGGCCATGGGGGTATCAATGCCTTGCAACTGGCGGTGCTGCTGAGCGAAGGGGGTGAGTTTGCCTTCGTGCTGGCCAGCCAGGCCGGCAACCGAGGCCTGTTGAGCCCGGACCAGCAAGAGCTGCTGGTGTTGGTGGTGGGGCTTTCCATGGTGCTGACCCCCTGGCTCTTTGGCTGGGTCAAAAAAGCCTGCAACAAGGTCCAACCCACCGAAGAGGCACCTGGCCCTGCTCCCAGCAACAAGCCCAGGGTCATCGTGGCCGGTTTTGGCCGTTTTGGGCAGATAGTCGGCCGGGTACTGGCCGCCTACCGCATTCCCTTTATCGCCCTGGATAAGAATGCCACCCACGTGTCCCTGGTGCGCCGCTACGGCGCCGAGGTCTTCCTGGGCAACGCCACCGAGTATGATCTGCTGGATCAGGCCAGGGCCCACGAGGCTGACATCCTGGTGGTGGCGGTGGACGACAAGCGCGATTCCATGGCCATTATCGCCCTGTGCCAGGCCCGCTTCCCCCACCTCAAGCTGCTGGCCAGGGCCATAGACCGCCTCCATGCCATAGAACTCAAGGAAAAAGGGATACACAAGGTGTTCAGGGAAACCTTCAACGCCGGCCTGCAGGCCACCCATGCCACCCTGATGGAACTGGGGATCCCCGAGTCGGAAGTGCTGGATATCATAAGCAAATTCCGCGAGCACGACGAAAAATTGCTGGATTCTGCCGTAGAGCACCTGGACGACGAAGAAGCGCGGATCCGCATGGTCAGGGCCAGTCGCCAGGAACTGGCCAAACTGCTGCGCCAGGACGCCGAGCTCTAA